From one Triticum aestivum cultivar Chinese Spring chromosome 4B, IWGSC CS RefSeq v2.1, whole genome shotgun sequence genomic stretch:
- the LOC123091430 gene encoding uncharacterized protein translates to MPTSPAASAGAVASPSGSSPASAAASAADPATPSWWESVSQARSRILALASILPPEVSPSVSALADSDRPARALLRSAAAYDALSGALRAGGGADDPACHWLYDTLLSQDPDLRLAALSFLPLLSSLYLLRLPPALPSSLSGFEAVLLAVYSSEAKSRQGKPVLVHVPDLSVPSLYHTPQSSPTSRSPRRPHPPPIPPPPANVVVGVLSPPLEPQAAVKSTKRAGIIGVAFEAYYAKIAQMPPASKVDACNAVAAWAGQYCRCRFELDEELEVEEGDSMGSMSPLSADAENGNGKALEEELAKMRVNGDSSGQNCGKEEEVREARVQLPWELLQPVMRVLGHCLLAPLNPMEVRDAAAEAVRVVYARACHDLVPQAILAARSLIELDKSARKAAKAAAVGASGIMVASGTAGSTASSSRPSSKPNTPSKQRKPDMLLVSK, encoded by the coding sequence atgcCTACCTCCCCGGCCGCCTCCGCCGGAGccgtcgcctccccctccggatccTCCCCGGCCTCCGCCGCCGCGTCGGCGGCCGACCCGGCCACCCCATCCTGGTGGGAGTCCGTCTCCCAGGCGCGCTCCCGCATCCTCGCGCTCGCCTCCATCCTCCCTCCCGAGGTCTCCCCCAGCGTTTCGGCGCTCGCGGACTCCGACCGCCCCGCCCGCGCGCTCCTCCGCTCCGCCGCCGCCTACGACGCCCTCTCCGGGGCGCTCCGCGCGGGGGGCGGCGCCGACGACCCCGCCTGCCACTGGCTCTACGACACTCTCCTCTCCCAGGACCCCGACCTCCGCCTCGCCGCGCTCTCCTTCCTCCCGCTCCTCTCGTCGCTCTATCTCCTCCGCCTGCCTCCCGCGCTCCCATCCTCGCTCTCTGGCTTCGAGGCCGTCCTCCTCGCCGTCTACTCTTCCGAGGCCAAGAGCCGCCAGGGAAAGCCTGTGCTTGTCCATGTCCCCGACCTCTCCGTCCCCTCCCTGTACCACACTCCGCAGTCCAGCCCCACCTCGAGATCGCCTCGCCGGCCTCACCCGCCGCCGATCCCCCCTCCTCCCGCAAATGTGGTGGTGGGCGTGCTGTCGCCGCCGCTGGAGCCACAGGCTGCAGTGAAGTCGACCAAGCGCGCGGGGATTATAGGGGTCGCCTTTGAGGCGTACTACGCCAAGATCGCGCAGATGCCCCCTGCATCCAAGGTGGATGCCTGCAATGCGGTGGCTGCGTGGGCGGGGCAGTACTGCAGGTGCCGTTTTGAGCTTGATGAAGAGTTGGAGGTGGAGGAAGGGGATTCTATGGGCTCCATGTCGCCATTGTCCGCCGATGCTGAGAATGGGAATGGGAAGGCCTTGGAGGAAGAATTGGCAAAGATGCGTGTCAATGGAGACAGCAGTGGCCAGAATTGTGGTAAGGAGGAGGAGGTGAGGGAGGCAAGGGTGCAGCTCCCGTGGGAGTTACTGCAGCCAGTGATGAGGGTTCTTGGGCACTGCTTGCTCGCCCCACTGAACCCAATGGAGGTGCGGGATGCCGCCGCAGAAGCTGTGCGGGTTGTCTATGCCCGTGCATGTCATGACCTTGTGCCACAGGCAATCCTGGCAGCCCGGAGCTTGATTGAGCTTGATAAAAGTGCACGCAAGGCTGCCAAAGCAGCAGCTGTTGGAGCTTCCGGAATAATGGTAGCCTCCGGCACAGCTGGAAGCACCGCATCGAGCTCCAGGCCAAGTTCCAAGCCAAACACGCCGAGCAAGCAGCGCAAACCTGACATGCTGCTTGTGTCCAAATGA